TTCCTGGGGAAAATCACTTTGTGCGCTGGTAATTTCTTCACGAACTGCATTGGTGATTCGATGTAAGTTCTTGGCGTTTGCAAAAGATCTATCAGCAATAAAAAGCATCACCGCATTGACATAGCCATGTCCAAGTTTTTTGAGATTGGCTAAGTGCTGCTGGGCTGAAGGATTATCTGCCTGGGCTTCACTGAGCCCAAGCTTATCCAACCTCTCCATATCAGCGTTGAAGCTATCCTTTTTGTGGATATGCTCAACGCCAACATAGCAAACCCCGGCTACACTGGTATTAATAGTTTTCATAATGATGTAGATGATTCTAGCAGATTACCTAAATTATTTCTTTATATTTTTTAGATACCTTAACTAAATTATCTGACTACTGGTCGAGACTGCTCAGGGTGATGTAGAAATCGTATACTTGAGAAATGCAAAAAATTTCCCTTAGCTTATTAGTTCTTTTACTAAGCACGCAAATAGTTGGAGCAAAATCAATGCAGCGCGAAAGAGCAGAAGCAATTCTTGCAAAGAAATGCATGGACTGTCATTCTGATCAAACTGTTTACCCATGGTACTCCAAGCTTCCTATCGTGCAGTCTGTAATTCAGGCTGATATCGACAAAGGTAAAAAATATTTTCATTTAGAGAAAGAACTGTTTGCAATAGAGGATGATAAAGATCTTCCCAAATATATTTTTGCAAGACTCACTGACGTAATCAAGAATGATTCAATGCCACCAGTGCAGTATCGTATCGCTCACTGGGACAAGGTTTTGACTCCGCAGGATAAGCAAGCTCTAGGTGAATGGTTGGATCAATACAGCGTAACAGCTATTAAGCCATTGCCTGATCCAGCGACTTTGAATTTGGATGAAAGCAAAGTAGCACTCGGCAAGAAATTATTTCATGACACACGTTTGTCAGGAGACAACAGTCTCTCTTGCGCCTCTTGTCATGATCTTGCCAAAGGAGGAACTGACCAAGCGCAATATTCTACAGGGATCAACGGAGCCAAAGGTCATATTAATTCACCAACAGTATTCAACTCGAGTTTTAATTTGAAACAGTTTTGGGATGGACGTGCTGATGATCTTGAAGCACAAGCTCATGGACCGGTGCACAACCCAATGGAGATGGGCTCTAACTGGAATCAAGTGCTTGGCAAATTGAAGCGCGATAGAGAATTGAGAAATCTAAGTGGAGATCAAATTGCAAATGCAATCGCCGAGTTTGAAAAATCATTAATTACTAATGGCAATACTTTTGACCGATATTTAGCAGGTGACACCAATGCAATTTCTGCACAAGCGCGTCACGGTTATAACTTATTTAAAAAACACAATTGCAACAAGTGTCACAACGGCGCTGCAGTTGGCGGTGCTAGTTTTGAGAAGATGGGTTTGACTAAGGATTACTTTGCTGGGCGTGAGCTTTCAGTTGAAGACAATGGTCGCTTTAACGCCACTAAGGATCCAATGGATAAGCACAAATTCAAGGTGCCGATCTTACGTAATATCAAAGATACTTATCCGTATTTTCACGATGGCTCTGTCAATAGCTTGAATGATGCGGTTGCAATTATGGGCGAGTATCAAGTAGGTAAAAAACTCAATAAGAAAGATATTGAGGCTATAGTTGAGTTTTTGAAGACACTTTAGGGGTTTTCAGTCGTTGATTTTATCTTGTGTGATGTGTTAATATAGGTTTATTATGAAAGTTTTCCGCGAGCCTACAATACCAGCTTCTCAAGTAAAGCGAAGTAATGCTGAGTTTGCTTTGGATGGGCAGCATTTGAGTGCGGATGCGATTAGAAAGATTGTAGATTCAGGTAATCAAGCTCTCGGTTTGATTAGCATATTGTCTTATGATCCACAAGCTAAGACAGTTAAAATTCTTGATTCTAAGCATCAGCTTTTAGAAGAAGCGACTAGTCACGGAGTTCTAATTAGAAGAGGTGATGGCAAGTTAACTCTTATATCGAAATACCGACAAGACCCAGCGAAAGTCAAGGCTAGTAGTTTTGGAGCTTCAGAAGTGGACCAAGAAGTTGTTTTAGTAGAAAGTGGTTCAGGGAGAGAGAAGCTTTTGGTTAAAGCTAGAATTGATTACGCTGCAAAATATGATGATTATGCGGACTCTCGAAATATTATTCATTTTACGATTGATGATGGTGACACTCATATTGAAGAAGCTAAATCAATTAATGCTTCTGGAAAGTTGTTAGATTTTAGTGCTGACGTTGCAGATGGACGATCTGTGTTGCCAAAAGCATTACATGTTTATAGACCAGGAAATGAAGCCGCCTAACTCTTCCTTTCCATTATAGAATCAAAAGCTTTGTGAGCATCAGCAAAGTTCTGGCTTGGAAGCTGCTGTAGTACTGAGTTTAAAGCTTCGCTGAGCCTCTTGTTGAATGCCTTAAATACAGCAAGTTCTATTTTAAGACCTTCATCTTTTAAATCTTCTCTCATCATTGCTTTGTATTTATTGATAGTCTTAAAATGAATATCAATGAGATCATGAGCAAGTGATCTTAAGTCTTCTTTGCTTTTTTTGGTTAGTAAATCAGTTGGGAGCTTGGCAATATGAAAAACTTGGTTGAGTAATCGAGTAAATGGTTGTAGTACATCTTCAAGTGAAGTGTCTTCTGCAACTTTGTTTGTCATCATCGAAATTAAGTCAGTGCTTGTACCATTAGCAAGTCCATAACGTCTATCTTTGATTTCACCTATAAGCCCAGCATGGATTAATATATAATTGGACAATCCTTGTTGCGTGTTAGGACTAGGGCTCTGAAAATACTTTTCTAGTCTTGTTGTAATGAAACCTAGTGGTTGGTCACTGTCTATTGTGACTAAGCGCCTGACTAGATTTTCATTTGGTGGCCTTGTGTTAAAGAGTTCACCAATGCTTTTTGGATGGCGAGGGGAGGGTAGCTCTGTTCCACCAATGATTAGAGAATGATCTGAATTGATATAGATTGGGGCTGCATCGCCTATAGCTACCATAATGATCATTATAGCAAAGAATCTTTAGGTTAGCTTAATAATTACCAAAGTTGTTTTGCCATGCTTGTGGATTGTCGGGATCTTGATAGAGTAGTGGTCCGGTAAATTCTGGTAAATGGCTAGAAAGTATTTTTAGTGCATACTGGATAATATGAGTTTTGAGCTTGTAGTTTAGCGGTAGCAGCGCCACAGATACTCTGCAGGCGAAACAGAGACCCGCGAAAAGAATCAAAAAACGATTAATAATCTTTTTTTGACATGGGTTGTGTATAAAACTCCCCCATAAAAAGAAAAGACCCCTTGTGGGGTCCTTTATTTTTATAATGGTGGGCTTGTAGTTTAGCGGTAGCAGCGCCACAGATACTTTGCAGGCGAAACAGAGACCCGCGAAAAGAATCAAAAAACGATTAATAATCGTTTTTTGACATGGGTTTCTCCAAAGCTCCCTACAAAAGAAAACCCCCTCAAAGAGGGGGCTTTCTTTTGTAATGGTGGGCTTGTAGAGACTCGAACTCTAAAGCCTTGCGGCACTTGATCCTAAGTCAAGCGCGTCTACCAATTCCGCCACAAGCCCATCTGATAGACCAGACTATGTAATCTGGTTTCACATAAATTTACCATATTTAATGATCGTATATTCGATCCTTGTGAAAATCACTAGAAAAATTTAATCGGGTTAAAATGAGATCCTAACTTGTCAGTCTTCATTATGCGTTGACCTGACTTCTTGCGCATGATACTCAAAGATCAATTAGCCAAAATAGACCAAGATCTCGACTCTGCTCTTAGTTCAGCCAGGGTCAAGCTTGTTGCAGTTTCTAAATATGCCCAGGATGAGCAAGTAATTGAGGCATACAATTTGGGTCAAAGACTGTTTGGGGAGAATTATGTATTACCTGCTTTGCGCAGGCAGCAGCGGCTTGATTTGCCTGAAGTGCAGTGGCATCTTTTGGGACCCTTACAAAAGAACAAAGTCAATAAAGCAGTTGGTGCTTTTGAAGTGATTCAATCGGTGCATAATCTGGAGCTCGCTCAGTTGATAGATCAGCGGGCTAGGTTTTTGGGAATTAAACAAAAAATATTTTTACAAATTAATAGCACCGGTGACAAAAATGGATTTTGCTTTGAGACTGTCCCTGAGGCCATTAGACAGATTTATGAGTTTGAAAATATCGAGCTAAGGGGATTTATGACCATGGGGCCTTATGAAATTTCAAAAATCTCTGAAACAATTTACAAGCGCATGCGTCTTCTGAAAGAGGAGATGATGCAGAGCTTCCCTCTTGGCGTGTTTGAGTTATCCATGGGAATGTCAAATGATTATCTTTTGGCAGTCAACTGTGGTTCAACGATGATCCGAATAGGTAGGAAACTGTTTTCAGGCAACGAGGCTAATAAGGGAGAAGTGTAAAATATAATGGCGCAATTTAAAATGGATGATTTCTGGATGGGACCTAATGAAAGAAATTTCAATGAGGGTTTTGACGAATTGTTCAAAGTCAAACAGGACTATAAAATTCCCGAGCCCGAACTAACTGTTCAAAATCAATTGGACAAAATGCAAGAAGGCGATAGTATAGTAGGTGGAAGGTTTACACAAGCAAAAGGATTTAAGGAAGCTATGGACTCAGTATTTGGATCGTGGATTAAAGGAAAGAAAGAAGACAAAACTACAGAAGAGATTATCGAATTCGGTATCTCATCTACTGAAACTAAGCAAGAGACAAATACTTCTTCAGTTGCGAGTCGTTTGCAGTTAGTGCAATCTGGTAATTCAAGCATGAACATTGTTGTTACAGAACCAAGAGCTTTTGAAGATAGCTTGGAGATTGTAAATCATCTTAAAACTCGCAAGACTGTGATTGTTAATTTACAGTATCTTGAAAGAGATGTGTCACAGAGAGTAATAGACTTTGTAAGTGGTGCAACTTTGGCACTTGATGGTAGCCAAGAAAGAGTTGGACATGGTGTCTTTATTTTTGCTTCAATGAATACTAATTTGGAAACAGAAAGCGAAGGTATGAAGGCATACAAAGATCTTTTTTCTAAGACCTTCGGCTAAAATTTACCTGGAAAGCTCAATAGCTTTGTTGTGATCGTTCCTTGAACCTTTCAAGTGAGGTTGAAATTAAGCGTCTTCATTAGACTTGTTTTGAAACAGGTCTATTCTGTAATTTAGCTTAAGTAATAACTCCCCAATTCTTTTTTAATTGTCCCTGCTATTTCTAGCAGGCTCAATTGTACGGATAGATCTCGACCATCTATTTTCAATTGTTCTTGCAATAAATCAAAACTACTTGGAAGTAAATCTAGTAGCGGGTCTTGTTTCGTATTGTGTTTTTGGATTCCAAAGTCTTGGAGTAGTTGTTGTGGATTTTGTAGTGCCAGTGCTGGATGCTCTTGGATTAATTTGTTGCTACCTTCGTAGTTCTTGCCTGAGCCAGGAAGCAGCCAGAGATTGCGTTTGAGCAGCAGCGCCCAATCTGCCGTGATTAATGCGCCGCTTTTGAG
The Cyanobacteriota bacterium genome window above contains:
- a CDS encoding heme-binding domain-containing protein — encoded protein: MQKISLSLLVLLLSTQIVGAKSMQRERAEAILAKKCMDCHSDQTVYPWYSKLPIVQSVIQADIDKGKKYFHLEKELFAIEDDKDLPKYIFARLTDVIKNDSMPPVQYRIAHWDKVLTPQDKQALGEWLDQYSVTAIKPLPDPATLNLDESKVALGKKLFHDTRLSGDNSLSCASCHDLAKGGTDQAQYSTGINGAKGHINSPTVFNSSFNLKQFWDGRADDLEAQAHGPVHNPMEMGSNWNQVLGKLKRDRELRNLSGDQIANAIAEFEKSLITNGNTFDRYLAGDTNAISAQARHGYNLFKKHNCNKCHNGAAVGGASFEKMGLTKDYFAGRELSVEDNGRFNATKDPMDKHKFKVPILRNIKDTYPYFHDGSVNSLNDAVAIMGEYQVGKKLNKKDIEAIVEFLKTL
- a CDS encoding YggS family pyridoxal phosphate-dependent enzyme; translated protein: MILKDQLAKIDQDLDSALSSARVKLVAVSKYAQDEQVIEAYNLGQRLFGENYVLPALRRQQRLDLPEVQWHLLGPLQKNKVNKAVGAFEVIQSVHNLELAQLIDQRARFLGIKQKIFLQINSTGDKNGFCFETVPEAIRQIYEFENIELRGFMTMGPYEISKISETIYKRMRLLKEEMMQSFPLGVFELSMGMSNDYLLAVNCGSTMIRIGRKLFSGNEANKGEV
- the sepF gene encoding cell division protein SepF yields the protein MAQFKMDDFWMGPNERNFNEGFDELFKVKQDYKIPEPELTVQNQLDKMQEGDSIVGGRFTQAKGFKEAMDSVFGSWIKGKKEDKTTEEIIEFGISSTETKQETNTSSVASRLQLVQSGNSSMNIVVTEPRAFEDSLEIVNHLKTRKTVIVNLQYLERDVSQRVIDFVSGATLALDGSQERVGHGVFIFASMNTNLETESEGMKAYKDLFSKTFG